The region TTTGTGCTAGGCTGGGCCTTCTACCCCTCCTAGGGGTGATGAGTTCAGCCAGGCAGGAGCTGAGATGGGAGCTGCTGGGGTAAACACTTGATTTCAAGGTAACAGATGACCCATTTCTCTTCTGAATCCAGCCCCAGCCTCATCATCGAACTCCTATCTAGCTCTACTTCCCTTGGGCTGAGGGCCATTTTAGGCCTGCTGTGAGTCCAGATGGTTCCTGGGCCCGGTCTTTCCCCCTCCTTGCTGGCCCAGAGCctaggaggaagcagaagaaggcCGGCCTAATAAGCCTTTTAGTGGCCCCATTTTCTCCAGCAGCCCATCTAGGTCATCTTCTTGCTGACGCCAGCAATCCCTGGGCCACCTTGTTTGGGGTTGTTCATGAATAGCAGAGACTCACCACCTCAACAGAGGTTAGTCATAGGCCCTGAGCCCCctgattcattcatttctgcCATAAGCActttttgagcatctactctgtgtCAGTCACTATTCCAGGTCCTCAGGATATAGCCGTGACCTAAACAGACAGAAAACTACCCTGGTGGAGCTGATCTTCTAGTTGTGGCCGTGAGAAGACAGACAGTAAAGAATAAAGAAACCAATAAGTAGATGGCATCATTTCTGAGGAGGTGATGAGTGCTGGGGGGGATAATCAAGAAGGTGAGGGAGCTCAGGATGATCGAAATTTTAAATAGGGTTATTCATAGAGGCCTCATGAAAAGTGACATTCCAGCAATGGTCTGAATGGGGTGGGGAGTGAGCTATTTTGATATCTGGGGGAAGGGTGATCCAGGTACtaggaacagccagtgcaaaggccctgaggtgggactCTGCTGGCTGTGGTTGCAGAACAGCAACTAAGAATTACTGAGGGGGAGGTGAGGCCAGAGAGGTAACAGAGCAAATGGGGTAAGACCTCATGGGCCACATCAAGGACTGGAGTGTTTTATTTGTTGTGATAGTGGAGATGTGGTACATTCTTGAGTAGAGGAGAAATGTGACCTGGCTTGTAAAAATCTAGGTTGAACCCTATGGGTGCCAACCTGATTGAACCTTTCCAGCAGCCCTGAAGACAGCTGGTGTGTATTGAGACACTCCCCCCTCCATAACCCCGCCAAATGGTTGGGTCTGGGTGGGACCTATCCCTGCACTCCCCACCTGGGTAGACCAGTGGGCTGGTCCACTAGTCGTTGTGATGATGGTTGCTAGGGAGCCAGGAGGGTCTCTGTGGCAGTGGGGAACATTCTGCCCTGGCAGTTGGGAGCAATGTGGGGCTGGTGCCAACGGAACATGCCATTCTGTGGGTACACCCGGGGCTGTGTCAGTGGTCCTGCGGTTCTGGGTGAGCCCTTTGTCCCACCCATGGCTGGGTCCATCACTGCTGCTGCACCTGAGAGTGTTTGCTGTGGAGCCCTCTGCTCCTGCAGTGAGACGGCCCACCTAGAGATCAACAATCCACCTGGTGGGCCCTTGCCCTCAGCCAGCCACCCAAGTCTGAATACCCAGGTGGGCTACTTAGAAACAGGGTCCCAAGGAGCTGGTCGTGGGTGGGCAGGCACTGACTGGGGTCCCCATCTATGTCAGGTTTCCAGGAATCCCGATGAGTGGTTCCAGGGTCCATAGTGTTGGGTGGGCACTGACACAGCTTCGTGTTAGTGCCTCCCACTAGGTTGTCATGGATTTTAGGGGACCCATAGTAGTCAAGCAAATGCTAATGTGGGATCCATTCCCACCATTTCCCCTGCTCAGGTCGCCATGGATCGGATGAAGAAGATCAAACGGCAGCTGTCAATGACACTCCGAGGGGGCCGAGGCATAGATAAGACCAATGGTGCCCCTGAGCAGATAGGCTTGGATgagagtggtggtggtggctgcagtgACCCTGGAGAGGCCCCCACACGTGCCACCCCTGGGGAACCTCGCACTGGACGGGGCCCACTCAGCTCTGCACCAGGTGGGTCCACTAACTactccctctctcctgccctaGGCTGCCTCCCAGCCATGTTCCTCTTAGACTTGTGTTATTTTCAtcttcctttctccattttcttccccttccctgcccccctccacccGTGTGCTCTCTTCTCCCCCTTCCCTGCCATCCTCTCTCAACACCCTCTGTCTGTTTGTCCATCTGTGCCCTTTTCTTTGGCTTTATGCCCAGGCCCCAAGGGGAGGAAGGGTGCTTTGCCTGTCACAGCTGTCCCAAGACTCTCTCTACCCTTCTGCACTCTGCAGTGGCCCTCTCAGGCCTTCTGGTGCCTGCCTCCCCTGGGCCTGCCTTCCTAGGACCCTTGGCTACCTCTGCCACCAACTGCCTACTGGCCTTGGGCCAGCTGCTGTCTCAGCTCACTCCTAGGGTGCTCCATTAGGTGACTACTGGTGTGTgtgttctccccacccccaccatatTCAACCTGTCCTGGACCCACCTGATCTTCCCTGGGTCCCACTACTCTTTCCCAAAGGGACTCCAGGCTGCTTCGGGGgccatgtgcacatgtgtgtgattAGGGAATGTGtcacatgggggtgggggtgttacAGAGTTCCTGACCCACTTGACCTactcttccccttctccccaccgCCAGAGATTGTGCACGAGGACCTGAAGATGGGGTCTGATGGGGAGAGTGACCAGGCTTCAGCCACATCCTCAGATGAAGTGCAGTCTCCAGTGAGAGTGCGCATGCGTAACCATCCCCCACGCAAGATCTCCACTGAGGTGCTTAACACCTTGTCTGGGTGGTAGAGGAGCTGGAAAGGGAAGGGGGGTTGACCCTGGGAAGGTGGAGCTCATAGTCCTGTTTCTCCATCTTGCCTGGTAGGACATCAACAAGCGCCTGTCACTACCAGCGGACATCCGGCTGCCCGAGGGCTACCTTGAGAAGCTGACCCTCAATAGCCCCATCTTTGACAAGCCCCTTAGCCGCCGCCTCCGCCGTGTCAGCCTGGTTAGCATTTTCTGTTcctgtcttctcctctttctcctctcctagtcccttccccttcccctgcttcAAACTGCTTCCTTTACTTCCCAGTCTGAAATTGGCTTTGGGAAACTGGAGACCTACATTAAGCTGGACAAGCTGGGTGAGGTGAGTGACAGCCAGGAGGCCCATGGTAGGGATGGGGGTTGGCGGGAACTCCCTGCAGCCTCATACTGCCTTTCCTGTCACACTTCCTCACACCCCAGGGTACCTATGCCACCGTCTACAAAGGCAAAAGCAAGCTAACAGATAACCTTGTGGCACTCAAGGAGATCAGACTGGAACACGAAGAGGGGGCACCCTGCACTGCTATCCGGGAAGGTACAGACCCCCATCCCATCTGCCACAGACTTCTCTGACTCTCTCCATAGCGCGTGCACACACTCCATGGGGAGAACAGAGACTGGGGGTTCTgggactccccccacccccaccccaaacactCTGGCCTTCATGAAAATCCCTGTTACCCACATATCCAGGTAATAATCACTTTAGCCGCGAATCCATTCCTGTTTGGAGAACAGATGGATGAATTGCAAACCAGGGTACTTGCTTTGGTTCTGAGAGCACCCCTGAAAGTGCTCACCGTTTTACTTGCCAGAACAGTTTCTAGTCAGAATATCATATGGAATCAATTTGAATTGTGGAGAAATTGAATATGCAAACTCCATTTCACACAATGCTACAGGCCTGTTTACTGAGGGTTAGAGTAAGGCCTCTTTCCAGAAATCAAAAACAGGTTGTGAAAATCTAGTGTCACATGAGCCTGGGGCCACTTGGTGCTCTTTTCTGAACCTTATTTTCCACATCTGAAACGTGGACACACACCTTCTTTGTGGCATAGGGTGGGTTAGAGCTGGTGGCTGTGAGGTATTACCCCAGACTGCACAGGGAAAGAAGGAAACCTGGGGCAGGGGGGGGCCCTGACTCTTCCCCCATCCCATTCTCATGCTTCTTGCAGTGTCCCTGCTCAAGGACCTCAAACATGCCAACATCGTCACGCTACATGACATTATCCACACGGAGAAGTCCCTCACCCTTGTCTTTGAGTACCTGGTAAGGCTGGGAGGCAGTGGGTCCTGGAGGAAGGTAGGGAGATGGTCAATAGCCGTAGGATGTGATCCTCATTTCTGTACCATCTCTTCTCAGGACAAGGACCTGAAGCAGTACCTGGATGACTGTGGGAATGTCATCAACATGCACAACGTGAAAGTGGGTGTGGGGCAGGAAGCAGGAGCACAAGGGGCCCCCCACTCACCCACTCCACCCACAAATCTCCCAGAAATGGACTTTTCCCATTTGGCTTTTTTGCTGGGAGCCCTTGGAAGGCATTGGGACCCTGTCCTTTTTTGTGTGACAAGGTTCTGGGCTCAGTGTGTTTGGGAGGGGAGCAGTGCCCATTGGGGGTCAGGCTGATGGGTACTCTTTGACCTCTGCCTGCCATTCCTGGGTCCCTAGCTGTTCCTGTTCCAGCTGCTCCGTGGCCTGGCCTACTGCCACCGGCAGAAGGTGCTACACCGAGACCTCAAGCCCCAGAACCTGCTCATCAATGAAAGGGGAGAGCTCAAGCTGGCTGACTTCGGTACACCCATTTCCCCCTTCCCCATGATCATCTGGTCTCATTCTCCTTCAGCCTCTCCACACTTTGCCTAGGGCACCCTCAGCCCCAACTACATTCTGCCCCAGACTTTGCCCACAATCTCCTCGTTCCAGTtgtcccttctctctgcctcccaggCCTGGCCCGGGCCAAGTCAATCCCAACAAAGACATACTCCAACGAAGTGGTGACACTGTGGTACCGGCCCCCTGACATCCTCCTCGGGTCCACTGACTACTCCACCCAGATTGACATGTGGTGAGGACAGATGGAAGTGTGGTGGGGGCCATGTGGTTAAAGGGGTGGCTTGGTTGCAGCAGCCCCCCAGCCAACTGCCTCCCTATTCATTGTGCCTTCCCTGCCCAGGGGTGTGGGCTGCATCTTCTATGAGAtggccacaggccggccccttttCCCAGGCTCCACAGTGGAGGAACAGCTGCACTTCATCTTCCGCATCTTGGGTGAGGAGGCATGAGTCCTAGGAGCTGTGGGGACATGCAGGGTGGATCTGTGAGATGTTTGGGGTAACTCCTTC is a window of Cynocephalus volans isolate mCynVol1 chromosome X, mCynVol1.pri, whole genome shotgun sequence DNA encoding:
- the CDK16 gene encoding cyclin-dependent kinase 16 isoform X1 — protein: MDRMKKIKRQLSMTLRGGRGIDKTNGAPEQIGLDESGGGGCSDPGEAPTRATPGEPRTGRGPLSSAPEIVHEDLKMGSDGESDQASATSSDEVQSPVRVRMRNHPPRKISTEDINKRLSLPADIRLPEGYLEKLTLNSPIFDKPLSRRLRRVSLSEIGFGKLETYIKLDKLGEGTYATVYKGKSKLTDNLVALKEIRLEHEEGAPCTAIREVSLLKDLKHANIVTLHDIIHTEKSLTLVFEYLDKDLKQYLDDCGNVINMHNVKLFLFQLLRGLAYCHRQKVLHRDLKPQNLLINERGELKLADFGLARAKSIPTKTYSNEVVTLWYRPPDILLGSTDYSTQIDMWGVGCIFYEMATGRPLFPGSTVEEQLHFIFRILGTPTEETWPGILSNEEFKTYNYPKYRAEALLSHAPRLDSDGADLLTKLLQFEGRNRISAEDAMKHPFFLSLGERIHKLPDTTSIFALKEIQLQKEASLRSSSMPDSVAGGQHGHASLPH
- the CDK16 gene encoding cyclin-dependent kinase 16 isoform X2 → MDRMKKIKRQLSMTLRGGRGIDKTNGAPEQIGLDESGGGGCSDPGEAPTRATPGEPRTGRGPLSSAPEIVHEDLKMGSDGESDQASATSSDEVQSPVRVRMRNHPPRKISTEDINKRLSLPADIRLPEGYLEKLTLNSPIFDKPLSRRLRRVSLSEIGFGKLETYIKLDKLGEGTYATVYKGKSKLTDNLVALKEIRLEHEEGAPCTAIREVSLLKDLKHANIVTLHDIIHTEKSLTLVFEYLDKDLKQYLDDCGNVINMHNVKLFLFQLLRGLAYCHRQKVLHRDLKPQNLLINERGELKLADFGLARAKSIPTKTYSNEVVTLWYRPPDILLGSTDYSTQIDMWGVGCIFYEMATGRPLFPGSTVEEQLHFIFRILGTPTEETWPGILSNEEFKTYNYPKYRAEALLSHAPRLDSDGADLLTKLLQFEGRNRISAEDAMKHPFFLSLGERIHKLPDTTSIFALKEIQLQKEASLRSSSMPDSGLEPPQAPQQTSGAIPWLEIR
- the CDK16 gene encoding cyclin-dependent kinase 16 isoform X3, translating into MDRMKKIKRQLSMTLRGGRGIDKTNGAPEQIGLDESGGGGCSDPGEAPTRATPGEPRTGRGPLSSAPEIVHEDLKMGSDGESDQASATSSDEVQSPVRVRMRNHPPRKISTEDINKRLSLPADIRLPEGYLEKLTLNSPIFDKPLSRRLRRVSLSEIGFGKLETYIKLDKLGEGTYATVYKGKSKLTDNLVALKEIRLEHEEGAPCTAIREVSLLKDLKHANIVTLHDIIHTEKSLTLVFEYLDKDLKQYLDDCGNVINMHNVKLFLFQLLRGLAYCHRQKVLHRDLKPQNLLINERGELKLADFGLARAKSIPTKTYSNEVVTLWYRPPDILLGSTDYSTQIDMWGVGCIFYEMATGRPLFPGSTVEEQLHFIFRILGTPTEETWPGILSNEEFKTYNYPKYRAEALLSHAPRLDSDGADLLTKLLQFEGRNRISAEDAMKHPFFLSLGERIHKLPDTTSIFALKEIQLQKEASLRSSSMPDSGRPAFRVVDTEF